A window from Mangifera indica cultivar Alphonso chromosome 2, CATAS_Mindica_2.1, whole genome shotgun sequence encodes these proteins:
- the LOC123201635 gene encoding pentatricopeptide repeat-containing protein At4g21300-like: protein MIANFTQNGQELAALELLRAMSVHNEIPNSVTLTNVLPACARVGFLRPGKEIHAVTIRMGFNLDLFVTNALTDMYAKCGCLDLAQSVFDISRRDEISYNILIVSYAQTSDCSKSLSLFSEMGLMGMMHDVVSFVGAISACGKLAATKQRKEIHAVVTRKLFHTHLFVANSLLDFYSRCGRIDIADKIFVRIPNKDAASWNTMILGYGMLGDLDMAIYLFENMRESGVQYDSVSYIAVLSACSHGGFVEKGRKYFEEMQAQNIKPTQMHYACMVDLLGRAGLMEDVVELIKNLPIIPESNIWGALLGACRIHGNIELGSWAAEHLLKLKPEHCGYYILLSNMYAEAGKWDEANKIRELMKSRGAKKNPGYSWVQTGDQVQAFVVGEVMENSTPGLWQAEHG from the coding sequence ATGATTGCTAATTTTACTCAAAACGGGCAAGAGTTAGCGGCTCTAGAGCTATTAAGAGCAATGTCAGTACATAATGAGATACCTAATTCTGTCACTTTGACGAATGTTCTTCCAGCTTGTGCACGAGTTGGTTTCCTTCGTCCAGGAAAAGAAATCCATGCAGTGACCATCCGTATGGGGTTCAACCTTGATCTGTTTGTCACCAATGCTCTGACAGacatgtatgcaaaatgtggCTGCTTAGATCTGGCTCAAAGTGTTTTTGACATATCCCGTAGGgatgaaatatcttataatatattaatagtaaGCTATGCTCAAACTAGTGATTGCTCAAAATCTTTGAGTTTATTCTCAGAAATGGGTCTCATGGGTATGATGCATGATGTGGTTTCCTTTGTGGGTGCTATATCAGCTTGTGGAAAATTAGCTGCAACCAAACAACGGAAAGAGATCCATGCAGTCGTGACAAGAAAGCTTTTTCATACACACCTCTTTGTTGCTAATTCACTTTTGGACTTTTATTCCAGATGCGGACGGATTGATATAGCTGACAAGATCTTTGTGAGGATTCCAAATAAAGATGCAGCCTCGTGGAATACTATGATTTTGGGTTATGGAATGCTTGGTGATTTGGACATGGCTATCTATCTCTTCGAAAATATGAGGGAAAGTGGAGTGCAATATGATTCAGTTTCATATATTGCAGTTTTGTCAGCCTGTAGCCATGGAGGATTTGTTGAAAAAGGAAGGAAATACTTTGAGGAAATGCAAGCTCAGAATATTAAGCCGACACAAATGCACTATGCTTGTATGGTTGATCTCCTTGGAAGAGCTGGCCTTATGGAAGATGTAGTGgaacttataaaaaatttgcCCATCATACCGGAGTCCAATATATGGGGTGCTTTGCTTGGGGCATGCCGAATCCATGGTAATATAGAGTTGGGGTCTTGGGCAGCTGAGCATTTGCTTAAGTTGAAACCTGAACATTGTGGGTATTATATTCTTCTTTCAAACATGTATGCAGAAGCTGGGAAATGGGATGAGGCAAACAAGATTAGGGAATTGATGAAGTCGAGAGGGGCAAAGAAAAATCCTGGTTACAGTTGGGTTCAAACAGGGGACCAGGTACAAGCATTTGTAGTTGGAGAGGTAATGGAGAACTCCACTCCAGGTCTTTGGCAAGCAGAACAcggttaa
- the LOC123201613 gene encoding disease resistance protein UNI-like, with product MEICTSFVGSISEIIFTRLFDASGRQIGYLLKYNDNIETLQKQAQKLKATRHSMQLRIDAAARNREIILPDVQSWISEVDNVSAEAEEFLEDERNVNKMCFKGWCIDVRSRYRFSKAAKRKITVITQLQEGGTFQAISQPALPPSSIIVPTVGFSGIFESRESIKNEIMEALKDDKVSIIGICGMGGVGKTTLVKQVGKQAEEEKLYDSVVFVVVSQTPNIMEIQKVIAHKLGLESLLDCPESERASSLWQRIKEEKRILIILDDVWGRIKFEEIGIPFGKDHRGCKIMLTSRSKDVCDEMDCNKISIVGTLSKQESWELFKEVVGMDVENSVMSPIAREVVAECDGLPIAIVTIARALKNKNEHVWIDVARQLKTSTPTDIPGMKGSVISSLELSIKYLEIEDAKSLFFFCSVFPEDFEIPIEVLVTYGVALRWFKNVETMKDVRHRVHAIVSTLTSSFLLIYGKHRYTMEECVKLHDVVRDVACIIAPKYNQIFLVKAGTGLKEWPNRDTYEDLTCISLMSNDIKEVPGVMECPKLLSLLLQGNSKMVFPNNFFQGMKDLRVVDLSKTQLLPLPESLSLLANLRTLYLNSCELGDLSIIGHLSKLEILSLNNSNVREIPISFSQLIHLRLLALNYCENLAQMARGVISSLCKLEELYVLKSFEHWDSEGDEGGLRSNAKLAELQSLSRLTSLQIAIPNLDFLIDSDVPFKNLSNFAIIIGGVRHLEKRNFMISSKKYSRKLLMSNDDKVMIPGLINCLKNLVIEQTESLSVAMCKSVVYIFDCGVLKVTYGKTKLLSPLKVLHLTYLPSMTHIWKGETQYINLCNLKIITLWECPQLVKLFSQDLLQSLFCLEEMMISSCNNLEEIFIMKEEEEIIPPRKDLTTTSSSLGNLTSIEIGSCHKLKSLFTPTIVKNLVKLSSLIIRACSTLEEIVTTEKVSSSLVEKIVFPSLSKLELLWLRNIGCFSSSSYSIEFPVLETLVIIECPNMKIFGYGEQLTPKLNKVVKNLISFDKERWMGNLNSTIEQLFIEEQIFGYGEQLTPKLNKVVTDLVFGEGRWMGNLNSIAEQLFIKEQEKIARERQLVGHCNVWLVNSYTDEVLVELGQKVSMSLLAFPVSFVRLTWSTGSWLLNPTFKTGDVYPPSTAYLSSSRISNEDVHDFSETHAVADELEAARNGSK from the exons ATGGAAATTTGCACTTCATTTGTTGGTTCAATTTCTGAAATTATTTTCACCCGCTTGTTTGATGCATCAGGACGTCAGATTGGCTACCTGCTTAAATACAATGACAACATCGAAACTTTACAAAAGCAAGCTCAGAAACTCAAGGCTACCAGACACAGCATGCAATTGAGAATTGATGCTGCTGCAAGAAACAGGGAAATTATCTTACCTGATGTCCAAAGCTGGATATCTGAAGTTGATAATGTCTCTGCAGAAGCAGAAGAGTTTTTGGAGGATGAACGCAATGTGAACAAGATGTGCTTCAAAGGGTGGTGTATTGATGTCCGATCGCGTTACCGGTTCAGCAAGGCGGCAAAGCGGAAGATAACGGTGATCACTCAGCTCCAAGAAGGTGGAACATTTCAAGCTATATCTCAGCCTGCTCTTCCTCCTTCAAGCATTATCGTTCCAACTGTTGGATTTTCTGGAATTTTTGAATCCAGAGaatcaatcaagaatgaaattatggAGGCCTTGAAAGATGACAAGGTCAGCATAATTGGAATTTGTGGGATGGGGGGTGTGGGTAAAACCACTCTGGTGAAACAAGTTGGCAAACAAGCCGAGGAAGAGAAGTTGTATGATTCAGTAGTTTTTGTAGTTGTGTCTCAAACCCCAAATATCATGGAAATTCAAAAAGTAATTGCTCACAAGCTAGGTCTGGAATCATTATTGGATTGTCCTGAATCAGAACGAGCAAGTTCCTTGTGGCAGAGAATTAAGGAGGAGAAACGAATCCTCATAATATTGGATGATGTTTGGGGAAGAATTAAATTCGAGGAGATTGGTATTCCTTTTGGGAAGGACCATAGAGGTTGTAAGATCATGCTTACCTCTCGAAGCAAAGATGTGTGTGATGAGATGGATTGTAACAAAATATCTATTGTTGGAACTTTATCAAAACAGGAATCGTGGGAGCTATTCAAGGAGGTTGTCGGAATGGATGTTGAAAATTCTGTCATGAGTCCAATCGCAAGAGAAGTAGTCGCCGAATGTGATGGCTTGCCAATTGCAATTGTGACAATAGCAAGggcattaaaaaacaaaaatgagcaTGTGTGGATTGATGTGGCACGACAACTAAAAACGTCTACTCCAACAGATATCCCAGGGATGAAAGGAAGTGTGATTTCATCTTTGGAGTTGAGTATCAAATATCTAGAAATTGAGGATGCAAAATCATTGTTCTTCTTTTGTAGCGTGTTTCCAGAGGATTTTGAAATCCCAATTGAAGTTTTAGTTACGTATGGAGTGGCTTTGAGGTGGTTCAAAAATGTTGAGACAATGAAGGATGTTAGACACAGAGTTCATGCTATTGTAAGTACgttgacctcttcttttctcttgatttatgGAAAACATCGGTACACTATGGAAGAGTGTGTAAAATTGCATGATGTTGTACGTGATGTTGCATGTATAATAGCACCTAagtacaaccaaatattcttggTCAAAGCTGGCACTGGTCTAAAAGAGTGGCCAAACAGAGATACATATGAAGATCTCACATGTATCTCATTAATGTCAAATGATATTAAAGAAGTGCCAGGTGTGATGGAATGCCCAAAGTTACTGTCTTTACTATTACAGGGTAATTCTAAAATGGTTTTccctaacaatttctttcaaggCATGAAAGATCTTAGAGTTGTAGACTTGAGTAAAACTCAATTATTGCCATTGCCCGAGTCACTTTCTTTGTTGGCAAATCTTAGAACATTGTATCTTAATAGTTGTGAGTTAGGCGACTTATCTATTATCGGGCATCTAAGTAAACTAGAAATTCTTAGCCTTAATAATTCTAATGTTAGGGAGATCCCAATATCTTTCAGTCAATTAATTCATTTGAGGTTATTAGCTTTGAACTATTGTGAAAACCTTGCACAAATGGCACGTGGTGTCATATCTTCTCTGTGTAAATTGGAGGAGTTGtatgttttaaaaagttttgagCATTGGGATTCCGAAGGAGATGAGGGGGGTTTGAGAAGCAATGCAAAGCTTGCTGAGTTACAATCTTTGTCTAGATTGACTAGCTTGCAAATTGCTATCCCAAACttggattttttaattgatagtGATGTGCCgttcaaaaacttatcaaacttTGCAATAATAATAGGTGGTGTAAGACATCTTGAAAAGCGCAACTTTAtgatttcttcaaaaaaatattcaagaaaattgtTGATGTCAAATGATGATAAGGTTATGATTCCAGGACTGATTAATTGCCTAAAGAATTTGGTAATTGAACAAACGGAATCTTTAAGTGTAGCCATGTGTAAATCagtggtatatatatttgattgtggAGTGCTTAAGGTGACATATGGAAAAACAAAGTTGCTTTCGCCATTAAAGGTACTACATTTGACATATTTGCCAAGCATGACACATATATGGAAAGGTGAAACTCAGTACATAAACCTTTGCAACTTGAAGATAATAACATTATGGGAGTGCCCACAGTTAGTTAAACTATTTTCACAAGATTTATTGCAGAGTCTTTTTTGTTTGGAAGAAATGATGATATCTAGTTGCAACAATTTAGAggagattttcataatgaaagaagaagaggaaataaTACCACCAAGGAAAGATCtcaccacaacctcctcaagtTTGGGAAACTTAACTTCTATAGAAATAGGAAGTTGCCATAAATTAAAAAGTCTCTTCACCCCCACCATAGTCAAAAACCTTGTGAAGCTCAGTAGCCTTATAATACGTGCTTGCTCAACATTGGAAGAAATAGTCACAACTGAGAAAGTATCATCATCATTAGTAGAGAAGATTGTTTTTCCTAGTTTGTCCAAATTGGAGCTTTTATGGCTACGTAACATTGGTTGTTTTAGCTCAAGCTCATATTCTATTGAATTTCCAGTTTTAGAAACGCTTGTAATAATTGAATGTCCAAATATGAAGATTTTTGGTTATGGAGAACAACTGACACCAAAGCTCAACAAAGTTGTGAAAAATTTGATTAGTTTCGACAAAGAACGATGGATGGGTAACCTGAACTCTACAATTGAGCAATTGTTCATAGAAGAACAA ATTTTTGGTTATGGAGAACAATTGACACCAAAGCTCAACAAAGTTGTAACAGATCTTGTTTTTGGTGAAGGACGATGGATGGGTAACTTGAACTCTATAGCTGAGCAATTGTTCAT